The proteins below are encoded in one region of Geomonas ferrireducens:
- a CDS encoding tyrosine-type recombinase/integrase, producing MALTDVKARNVKPGEKQVKLSDSDGMYLLVTPAGGKCWRLKYRYGGKEKVLALGTYPEVSLAEARARKDVARRQLAAGVDPNAVKKAQKAAFADKTANSFEVVAREWHTKYTPTWTSGYADMLMRRLVQNVFPSIGACPIEDIKAPDVLKVLRRVESRGALETAHRIQIMCGQIFRYAVATGRAERDPTGDLKGALPPRRKKHHAAITEPKQVAELLRAIDGYQGTFPVKCALQLAPLAFVRPGELRNAEWSEIDFDNEQWNIPAERMKMKESHIVPLAAQAVTILKELQALTGGSRYLFPSGRSFHRPMSNNAVNAALRRLGFDKDEMTGHGFRAMARTILDEVLQVRPDFIEHQLAHAVKDPNGRAYNRTAHLAERKKMMQLWADYLEGLKVGAKVLPFKTGAA from the coding sequence GTGGCCCTGACAGACGTAAAGGCAAGGAATGTTAAACCGGGAGAAAAGCAGGTAAAGCTTTCTGACAGTGACGGGATGTATCTTCTGGTGACCCCAGCGGGAGGCAAGTGCTGGCGTCTCAAGTACCGCTATGGAGGGAAGGAAAAGGTACTTGCCCTAGGCACCTACCCTGAAGTCTCCCTCGCGGAGGCAAGAGCAAGGAAAGACGTAGCAAGAAGGCAACTCGCAGCCGGGGTGGACCCCAACGCTGTGAAAAAGGCTCAAAAAGCAGCCTTCGCTGACAAGACAGCCAACAGCTTTGAGGTGGTAGCGCGGGAGTGGCACACCAAGTACACCCCCACCTGGACCAGTGGCTATGCCGACATGCTCATGCGGCGACTGGTGCAAAACGTCTTCCCTTCCATCGGTGCATGCCCTATCGAGGACATCAAAGCTCCCGACGTTCTCAAGGTACTGAGGCGCGTTGAATCGCGCGGTGCCTTGGAAACGGCCCACCGGATACAGATCATGTGTGGGCAAATCTTCCGCTATGCCGTAGCAACAGGACGGGCAGAGCGTGACCCCACCGGCGACCTTAAAGGTGCCCTGCCTCCTCGTCGCAAAAAACACCACGCCGCCATAACGGAACCGAAACAGGTCGCTGAACTGTTACGGGCAATTGACGGCTACCAAGGGACGTTCCCAGTAAAGTGCGCCCTTCAACTCGCCCCCCTCGCCTTTGTCCGGCCCGGTGAATTGCGAAACGCCGAATGGTCAGAGATCGACTTCGACAATGAACAGTGGAATATCCCCGCAGAGCGTATGAAGATGAAGGAGTCGCACATTGTGCCGCTCGCTGCTCAGGCGGTCACGATCCTGAAGGAGTTGCAGGCCCTGACAGGCGGGAGCCGTTACCTTTTCCCGTCGGGCCGTTCCTTCCACCGCCCCATGAGCAACAATGCAGTAAATGCGGCCCTGAGACGGCTGGGCTTTGACAAAGATGAAATGACCGGGCACGGTTTCAGAGCAATGGCACGGACGATCCTTGATGAAGTGCTCCAGGTACGCCCCGACTTCATTGAACACCAGCTTGCCCACGCAGTGAAGGACCCCAACGGTCGAGCATACAACAGGACGGCCCACCTTGCGGAGCGCAAAAAGATGATGCAGTTGTGGGCGGATTACCTGGAAGGGTTGAAGGTCGGCGCGAAGGTTTTACCGTTCAAGACTGGGGCGGCATGA
- a CDS encoding DUF3426 domain-containing protein, producing MILQCDQCNTKFRLDDSKLKPGGVKVRCSKCRHVFVAGAEQKPEESDFDALLSGLGAPAPAQAEAEVSAAAPQAEAEPSAEAPKPAEEEDGLDFGSINIETGVPTGKEEPAAGAAGPSFDEFEFSAEPVAAAAKAPAAADLDFGELSFDETPAAPKTEPAPAAAAGGLDFGELSFDETPAAVKEEPVAEAASASVDFGEFSFEETSTAVKEEAAPAETSTSADFGEFSFDETPAAPVEKAPEAAGEGIDFGEFSFEETPAAAKEEPAPAPAAATDDFDFGEFSFDEPHAATKEETPAVGAASDAGEFSFDEAPAPAASAAPAGESFDFGDFSFEEQAAAEAQEPAGPSSAGFESFAAEEEASAPQQPAVAEPAPPTAAAGEFSLGGFSFGAKSEEPPAGEGTPAEPVAPVGAAAVEDEAAKTAAKSSSLDFSFGDKSFAASVPDEAFDDELPPLSISSRRKGRSVLTIAVVTICMVVVLALTGAGLYVLQSGPDALKKLDKLGIGFVAKWFGMEVPEEGRITIKNPLASFHQNKEAGELFVVTGEAVNSFRKARASIQVKVSIFDKAGRVLLQKTAYCGNRLSDEQLSTLPVAKIDSIMNNQFGDSLSNLGVKPDQSIGFVVALANVPKEAADFGVEVVGSTVAAGQ from the coding sequence ATGATACTCCAATGCGACCAATGCAATACAAAGTTCAGGCTGGACGACTCTAAGCTTAAGCCGGGGGGCGTGAAGGTACGTTGTTCCAAGTGCCGTCACGTCTTCGTTGCCGGAGCGGAGCAGAAGCCGGAAGAATCGGACTTCGATGCCCTGCTCTCGGGATTGGGCGCTCCGGCGCCGGCCCAGGCCGAGGCTGAGGTCTCCGCTGCCGCGCCGCAGGCCGAGGCCGAGCCCTCAGCAGAGGCTCCTAAACCCGCCGAAGAGGAAGACGGCCTGGATTTCGGCTCCATAAACATCGAGACCGGGGTTCCTACCGGCAAGGAAGAGCCCGCTGCCGGCGCCGCCGGACCATCCTTTGACGAGTTCGAGTTCAGTGCGGAACCGGTGGCTGCAGCCGCGAAGGCTCCTGCTGCAGCTGATCTGGATTTCGGGGAATTATCCTTCGACGAGACGCCCGCCGCACCGAAAACGGAGCCGGCTCCTGCTGCCGCAGCCGGCGGACTTGACTTCGGGGAGCTCTCTTTCGACGAGACGCCTGCGGCGGTGAAAGAGGAGCCTGTTGCTGAGGCGGCTTCCGCATCGGTCGACTTCGGCGAATTCTCCTTCGAGGAGACGTCCACTGCGGTGAAAGAAGAGGCAGCTCCCGCGGAAACGTCCACGTCGGCCGACTTCGGCGAATTCTCCTTTGACGAGACTCCAGCGGCACCTGTGGAAAAGGCCCCGGAGGCTGCGGGCGAAGGGATCGATTTCGGGGAGTTCTCGTTCGAAGAGACGCCCGCTGCAGCGAAGGAAGAGCCCGCCCCCGCCCCCGCTGCCGCGACTGATGATTTCGATTTCGGCGAGTTCTCTTTCGACGAGCCCCATGCCGCCACCAAGGAGGAAACTCCTGCGGTTGGCGCGGCGTCTGATGCCGGCGAATTTTCCTTCGACGAAGCTCCGGCACCTGCCGCGAGTGCTGCTCCAGCGGGAGAATCGTTCGACTTCGGCGATTTCTCCTTCGAAGAGCAGGCCGCAGCCGAGGCTCAAGAGCCCGCCGGACCTTCGTCCGCAGGCTTTGAGTCTTTCGCGGCTGAAGAAGAGGCTTCCGCGCCGCAGCAGCCTGCGGTCGCCGAGCCGGCACCTCCTACTGCCGCTGCCGGTGAGTTTTCCTTGGGCGGGTTCTCTTTCGGAGCGAAATCCGAAGAGCCTCCTGCCGGAGAGGGGACACCCGCCGAACCCGTGGCGCCTGTAGGTGCCGCGGCGGTCGAAGACGAGGCCGCCAAAACGGCCGCCAAATCCTCGTCTCTTGATTTCAGCTTCGGGGACAAATCGTTTGCCGCTTCGGTTCCCGATGAGGCTTTTGACGACGAGCTTCCGCCTCTCTCCATATCTTCGAGACGCAAGGGGCGCTCGGTGCTCACCATCGCCGTCGTGACCATCTGCATGGTCGTCGTGCTCGCCCTCACCGGCGCCGGGCTTTACGTGCTGCAAAGCGGGCCGGACGCGCTTAAAAAGCTCGACAAGCTCGGCATCGGCTTTGTCGCCAAGTGGTTCGGCATGGAGGTCCCGGAAGAGGGGCGCATCACCATCAAAAACCCTCTTGCCTCCTTCCACCAGAACAAGGAAGCCGGTGAGCTCTTCGTCGTGACCGGCGAGGCGGTGAACTCCTTCCGCAAGGCGCGCGCCTCGATCCAGGTGAAGGTGAGCATCTTCGATAAAGCGGGCAGGGTGCTGCTGCAAAAGACAGCCTACTGCGGCAACCGGCTCTCCGACGAACAGCTGAGTACGCTCCCCGTAGCGAAAATCGACTCGATCATGAACAACCAGTTCGGCGACTCCCTTTCGAACCTGGGCGTCAAACCGGACCAGTCCATCGGCTTCGTCGTCGCCCTCGCCAACGTTCCCAAGGAGGCGGCGGATTTCGGCGTCGAGGTGGTCGGCTCGACGGTGGCTGCCGGACAGTAA
- a CDS encoding nucleotide sugar dehydrogenase, whose amino-acid sequence MGHGRKVSVVGLGYVGLPVALAFGKVQRTIGFDINAKRIEELSTGKDRTGEVAVADLTETDIVFTDRIEDLKQADFHVVAVPTPVDPANQPDLSLLCSASDTVGRALKKGDVVVYESTVYPGVTEEVCLPILERVSGLKSPEDFTVGYSPERINPGDREHTFTNILKVVSGQDAATLDIVAQVYSEVVTPGVHRAPSIKVAEAAKVIENTQRDLNIALMNELALIFDRMGIDTGEVLAAAGSKWNFLDFRPGLVGGHCIGVDPYYLTHKAEKIGYIPQVILAGRRINDGMGKFVAQRAVKEIIRAGHHVLGSYVTVLGLTFKENCPDLRNSKVVDILGELWDYGLNVQVCDPMADPQEAKSAYGVSLKEPERLQPAVAVIVAVAHDVYRNWTPAKFASLMVENPVLIDVKGIYDGRQMASAGIRVWCL is encoded by the coding sequence ATGGGACATGGACGCAAGGTTTCGGTGGTGGGGTTGGGCTATGTCGGTCTGCCGGTTGCGTTGGCCTTCGGAAAAGTGCAGCGCACCATCGGCTTTGACATCAACGCGAAAAGGATCGAGGAACTGAGCACCGGGAAAGACCGCACCGGCGAGGTGGCCGTGGCGGATCTCACCGAAACCGACATAGTCTTCACCGACCGGATCGAGGATCTCAAACAGGCGGATTTCCACGTTGTTGCGGTCCCGACCCCGGTAGATCCGGCGAACCAGCCGGATCTCTCGCTTTTGTGCAGCGCCTCGGATACGGTGGGGCGCGCGCTCAAGAAGGGGGACGTGGTCGTCTACGAATCGACGGTATATCCGGGGGTGACCGAGGAGGTCTGTCTGCCGATCCTGGAGCGGGTATCGGGGCTCAAGAGCCCGGAGGATTTCACCGTGGGGTACAGCCCGGAACGGATCAACCCGGGGGACCGCGAGCACACCTTCACCAACATACTGAAAGTCGTCTCCGGGCAGGATGCCGCCACCCTCGACATAGTGGCGCAGGTCTACTCGGAGGTGGTGACGCCGGGGGTGCACCGGGCACCTTCCATCAAGGTGGCCGAGGCGGCGAAGGTGATCGAGAACACGCAGCGCGACCTGAACATCGCCCTCATGAACGAGCTGGCTCTCATCTTCGACCGGATGGGGATCGACACCGGTGAGGTGCTTGCCGCGGCAGGGAGCAAGTGGAACTTCCTGGACTTCCGCCCCGGGCTCGTGGGTGGGCACTGCATCGGGGTTGACCCCTACTACCTGACCCACAAGGCCGAGAAGATCGGCTACATCCCGCAGGTGATCCTGGCCGGACGGCGCATCAACGACGGCATGGGGAAGTTCGTGGCGCAGCGCGCGGTTAAGGAGATCATCCGGGCGGGGCACCACGTGCTCGGCTCCTACGTCACCGTGCTCGGACTCACATTCAAGGAGAACTGCCCTGACCTCAGGAACTCGAAGGTGGTCGACATCCTGGGCGAGCTCTGGGACTACGGACTGAACGTGCAGGTCTGCGACCCGATGGCGGACCCGCAGGAGGCGAAGAGCGCCTACGGCGTCAGCTTGAAAGAGCCGGAAAGGCTGCAACCGGCGGTCGCGGTCATCGTGGCGGTGGCGCATGACGTCTACCGCAACTGGACGCCGGCCAAGTTCGCGAGCCTCATGGTGGAAAACCCGGTGTTGATCGACGTGAAGGGGATCTACGACGGGCGGCAGATGGCATCGGCCGGCATCCGGGTCTGGTGCCTGTAA
- the mutS gene encoding DNA mismatch repair protein MutS: MSEITPMMRQFLEIKAEHPDAILFFRCGDFYEMFLDDAVKASRILGITLTSRGKNADGSEVPLCGVPYHSCAPYIAKLVEAGEKVAICEQAEDPKLAKGIVKREVVRVVTPGLVVEDASLSPKENNYLLALCCDGECYGLSYLDLSTGEFRVTELAGLQAALAEVACIAPREIILPATFREEPKAKDVAHLKNDRSLTFFEEWVYDADYCKRLIGNQFKGATAETLGCEGLPTALLAAGAILHYLVDTQKGNAPHVTGITPYSESQHLLLDESTRRNLELTATISEGKRRGSLLGLMDRTVTAMGGRKLKQWINYPLMDLAKIRLRQDAVQELIEAPGVRAELKNLLSGVYDLERLNGRISLASASAKDLAALNSSLSRLPGIKEKLAECGAPYLKELDAGIDPLTEICDLITRAIVEDPPFVLRDGGIIADGYNGELDELRAISREGKGFIARLEAQEKARTGITSLKIRYNKVFGYYIEVTKANVSSIPEDYIRRQTLANAERYITPELKEYEEKVLGAEDRIKDLEFALFQEVREAAAAQGERIARSADRLACLDVIASIAELAHDKGYCRPEVHEGTELSITEGRHPVIEDLYAAERFVPNDTLLDNGENQLIIITGPNMAGKSTFMRQVALITLMAQMGSFVPAERARIPLVDRIFTRVGASDNLARGHSTFMVEMMESAAILRGATAKSLVILDEIGRGTSTFDGVSIAWAVAEFLHDNKAHAAKTLFATHYHELTELAVTRQGIKNFNIAVREWNERIIFLRKIVPGGASHSYGIQVARLAGLPQAVIDRAKEILLNLEKGEYGEGGVPRLARGKKAPVPSPQLSLFDAGEDLIRERLKEVEVALLTPLEALNLVDELKRMM; encoded by the coding sequence ATGTCTGAAATAACACCTATGATGCGGCAGTTCCTCGAGATCAAGGCTGAACATCCCGACGCGATCCTCTTTTTCAGATGCGGCGACTTCTACGAGATGTTCCTCGATGATGCGGTGAAAGCCTCCCGCATCCTCGGTATCACCCTCACCTCGCGCGGCAAAAACGCCGACGGATCCGAAGTCCCGCTTTGCGGCGTCCCCTATCACTCCTGCGCCCCGTACATCGCGAAGCTGGTCGAGGCGGGCGAAAAGGTGGCCATCTGCGAGCAGGCCGAAGACCCGAAACTCGCCAAGGGGATCGTCAAGCGCGAGGTGGTGCGGGTGGTCACCCCCGGCCTCGTCGTCGAGGACGCCTCGCTCTCCCCGAAGGAAAACAACTACCTCTTAGCCCTTTGCTGCGACGGCGAGTGCTACGGCCTTTCCTACCTGGACCTCTCCACCGGTGAATTCCGGGTCACCGAACTCGCCGGGCTGCAGGCAGCACTCGCCGAGGTGGCGTGCATCGCGCCGCGCGAGATCATCCTCCCCGCCACCTTCCGTGAAGAGCCGAAGGCGAAGGATGTGGCGCATCTGAAAAATGACCGCAGCCTCACCTTCTTCGAGGAGTGGGTCTACGATGCCGACTACTGCAAACGTCTGATCGGCAACCAGTTCAAGGGCGCCACCGCCGAGACGCTCGGGTGCGAGGGGCTCCCCACCGCTCTGCTCGCCGCCGGAGCGATCCTGCACTACCTGGTCGACACCCAGAAGGGGAACGCGCCGCACGTGACCGGGATAACCCCCTACAGTGAGAGCCAGCACCTCCTCCTGGACGAGTCCACGAGGCGCAACCTGGAGCTGACCGCCACCATCTCCGAGGGGAAACGCAGAGGTTCCCTTCTGGGGCTCATGGACCGGACCGTGACCGCGATGGGGGGGAGAAAACTCAAGCAGTGGATCAACTACCCCCTCATGGACCTCGCGAAGATCCGCCTGCGTCAGGATGCGGTGCAGGAACTGATCGAGGCTCCCGGGGTGCGCGCGGAGCTGAAGAACCTCCTCTCCGGGGTCTACGACCTCGAGCGGCTGAACGGACGCATTAGCCTCGCCTCCGCCTCGGCCAAGGATCTCGCCGCCCTCAACTCATCGCTCTCGAGGCTTCCCGGCATCAAGGAGAAACTCGCCGAATGCGGCGCGCCGTATCTGAAGGAGCTTGACGCCGGCATCGACCCCCTTACCGAGATCTGCGACCTGATCACCCGCGCCATCGTCGAGGATCCTCCTTTCGTGCTGCGCGATGGGGGCATCATCGCAGACGGCTATAACGGCGAGCTCGACGAGCTGCGCGCCATAAGCCGCGAGGGGAAGGGTTTCATCGCCCGCCTTGAGGCACAGGAGAAGGCGCGCACCGGGATCACCTCGCTGAAGATCCGCTACAACAAGGTCTTCGGCTACTACATCGAGGTAACGAAGGCGAACGTCTCGTCCATCCCCGAGGACTACATCCGGAGACAGACCCTCGCCAACGCCGAGCGCTACATCACGCCGGAGCTCAAGGAGTACGAGGAGAAGGTGCTGGGCGCCGAGGACAGGATCAAGGACCTCGAGTTCGCCCTGTTCCAGGAGGTGCGCGAGGCCGCTGCGGCCCAGGGTGAGCGGATCGCCAGAAGCGCGGACCGCCTCGCCTGTCTGGACGTCATAGCCTCGATCGCCGAACTCGCCCACGACAAGGGGTACTGCCGTCCGGAGGTGCACGAGGGGACCGAGCTCTCCATCACCGAGGGGAGACACCCCGTCATCGAGGACCTCTACGCCGCCGAGCGCTTCGTCCCGAACGACACGCTCCTCGACAACGGCGAGAACCAGCTGATCATCATCACCGGCCCGAACATGGCGGGTAAGTCAACCTTCATGCGCCAGGTAGCCCTCATCACCCTGATGGCGCAGATGGGCAGCTTCGTTCCGGCCGAGCGGGCGCGCATCCCGCTCGTGGACAGGATCTTCACCCGCGTCGGCGCCTCGGACAACCTGGCCCGCGGGCACTCGACCTTCATGGTGGAGATGATGGAGAGCGCCGCCATATTAAGGGGAGCCACGGCGAAGAGTCTCGTCATCCTGGACGAGATCGGCCGGGGCACCTCCACCTTCGACGGCGTCTCCATCGCGTGGGCCGTCGCCGAATTCCTGCACGACAACAAGGCGCATGCCGCGAAGACGCTTTTCGCCACCCACTACCACGAGTTGACCGAACTCGCCGTCACGCGCCAAGGCATCAAGAACTTCAACATCGCGGTCCGCGAGTGGAACGAACGCATCATCTTCCTGAGAAAGATCGTTCCTGGCGGCGCCTCGCACTCCTACGGCATCCAGGTCGCACGCCTGGCCGGGCTGCCGCAGGCGGTTATCGACCGGGCCAAGGAGATACTCCTCAACCTGGAAAAGGGGGAGTACGGCGAGGGGGGCGTTCCGCGCCTGGCGCGCGGCAAGAAGGCCCCCGTCCCGTCCCCGCAACTGTCGCTATTCGATGCCGGCGAGGATCTCATCAGGGAGAGGCTGAAAGAGGTGGAAGTGGCGCTCTTAACGCCGCTCGAGGCGCTCAACCTCGTGGATGAACTAAAAAGGATGATGTGA
- a CDS encoding helix-turn-helix transcriptional regulator, translating into MKSKNTSPVMPLPSTGFVRLPQVLAVIPWSKSAIYQAIREGRFPAPVKLGPRTAAWSVDTLREWIDKANADANQHAA; encoded by the coding sequence ATGAAAAGCAAAAACACTTCCCCCGTAATGCCCCTTCCTTCCACCGGCTTTGTTCGTCTCCCGCAAGTCCTGGCAGTAATCCCCTGGTCAAAATCCGCAATTTACCAAGCCATCCGTGAGGGGCGTTTCCCGGCCCCCGTTAAGCTTGGCCCACGTACAGCCGCGTGGTCTGTTGACACCCTGCGTGAGTGGATTGATAAAGCCAACGCCGATGCCAACCAACATGCAGCATAG
- a CDS encoding putative sensor domain DACNV-containing protein, which yields MRRTQAHSLNAGHCYPKDLVAFVFERWQDRAFVTRVCPEAEPGGFTLPERGIFEQVISTCYQASLLREEERPVMFRLIIRDSYLFAAHEGPPTGMHRLIFSRTRPFNEYELHRLAPAADFYRTLIGICIDAVHGAQIWGLLHSGTRWMHAVYGGRKTSPPLPQSLVVYVTGPGQISVCAGDEIIASLNGGQINCPTIDVFNSRWFGKSLAALNEETFALHRSARRRAERPWAELDPDFGSNIGQQALRRIISVIRNSNHGGLLVYLPPEMADEIMQENQYLSVKYQFLEFDSRQRFLSLTLRIMNTLAESYGDPEHPERKVGWHEYVTSKNEAIALLDEAIFDVAHFIAALSAVDGAVVITKRQELLGFGGVISGDLDSVGMVSHALDTEGEQCEPVLSEGVGTRHRAAYRICQKLHQAIAVVISQDETVQIVRWHNGSVTYWDQVPTGVPGF from the coding sequence ATGAGACGGACCCAAGCCCACAGCCTGAATGCAGGGCACTGCTACCCGAAAGATCTCGTCGCTTTCGTCTTCGAGAGGTGGCAGGACCGGGCCTTCGTGACCCGGGTCTGCCCCGAGGCGGAACCGGGGGGCTTCACGCTTCCCGAGCGCGGCATTTTCGAACAGGTGATCTCGACCTGTTATCAGGCGAGCCTTTTGCGCGAGGAGGAGCGCCCGGTGATGTTCCGCCTGATCATCCGGGACTCCTACCTCTTCGCAGCCCATGAGGGCCCCCCCACGGGGATGCACCGGCTCATCTTCTCGAGGACCCGTCCCTTCAACGAGTACGAGCTGCATCGCTTGGCCCCCGCCGCGGACTTCTACCGGACCCTCATCGGCATCTGCATCGATGCGGTGCACGGGGCTCAGATCTGGGGGCTGCTGCACTCGGGAACCCGCTGGATGCACGCCGTGTACGGCGGCCGGAAGACCTCTCCCCCCTTGCCGCAGAGCCTCGTGGTCTACGTCACCGGCCCGGGGCAGATCTCGGTGTGCGCCGGTGACGAAATCATCGCATCCTTGAACGGCGGGCAGATCAACTGTCCGACCATCGACGTTTTCAACTCCCGCTGGTTCGGAAAGAGCCTCGCCGCCCTGAACGAGGAGACCTTCGCGCTGCACCGCAGCGCGCGCAGGCGCGCCGAGCGCCCTTGGGCCGAACTCGACCCCGACTTTGGCAGCAACATCGGGCAGCAGGCGCTCAGGCGCATCATCAGCGTGATCAGGAACTCGAACCACGGGGGGCTGCTCGTCTACCTCCCCCCCGAGATGGCCGATGAGATCATGCAGGAGAACCAGTACCTCTCGGTCAAGTACCAGTTCCTGGAGTTCGATTCCAGGCAACGCTTCCTCTCCCTCACCCTGCGCATCATGAACACCCTCGCCGAGAGCTACGGTGACCCGGAACATCCCGAACGGAAGGTGGGGTGGCACGAGTACGTGACGAGCAAGAACGAGGCGATCGCCCTTCTGGACGAGGCGATCTTCGACGTGGCGCATTTCATCGCGGCACTCTCGGCGGTGGATGGGGCGGTCGTCATCACCAAGCGCCAGGAGTTGCTCGGTTTCGGCGGGGTTATCTCGGGGGATCTGGACAGCGTCGGCATGGTGTCGCATGCCCTTGACACGGAGGGGGAACAGTGCGAGCCGGTGCTAAGCGAGGGGGTGGGGACGAGGCACCGGGCCGCCTACAGGATCTGCCAGAAGCTGCACCAGGCGATCGCCGTGGTGATCTCGCAGGACGAGACCGTGCAGATCGTGCGCTGGCATAACGGTTCCGTCACCTACTGGGACCAGGTACCTACCGGGGTGCCTGGGTTCTAG
- a CDS encoding DUF1573 domain-containing protein — protein MKLRRILYALLINSLTVTMAWAAPEVIVDQGSFNFGSVAQGRKVQHTFKVRNGGDAPLQIKKLEASCGCTAVKPSTTVVPPGKSATIEVTFDSTSFSGKVVKTVTLTSNAGKSPSYTFSMEGTVTEELQVIPRQLSLGPVSSSFATKGVLKVTNNGAGTVKLLAVNVTSSSLQIKPVIRKRELDPGETGTIEVSAQAKPEAKVLSGYLHIVTNSTQKKEITVPVYGTMTK, from the coding sequence ATGAAATTGCGCCGCATCCTTTACGCCCTTCTTATTAATTCCCTCACCGTCACGATGGCCTGGGCTGCACCGGAAGTGATCGTCGACCAAGGCAGCTTCAATTTCGGCAGCGTTGCCCAGGGAAGAAAGGTACAGCATACCTTTAAAGTCAGAAACGGCGGCGATGCACCGCTGCAGATAAAGAAGCTGGAGGCGTCCTGCGGCTGCACCGCCGTGAAGCCGTCCACCACCGTCGTCCCCCCCGGCAAGAGTGCCACCATCGAAGTAACCTTCGATTCAACCTCGTTTTCGGGAAAAGTGGTCAAGACGGTTACCCTCACCAGCAACGCCGGGAAGAGTCCGAGCTACACCTTCAGCATGGAAGGGACGGTAACAGAAGAACTGCAGGTGATCCCGCGCCAGTTGAGCCTCGGACCGGTGAGCAGCAGCTTCGCCACCAAAGGCGTACTGAAGGTCACCAACAACGGGGCAGGCACGGTAAAGCTTCTCGCCGTGAACGTCACGTCGTCATCGCTGCAGATAAAGCCGGTGATCAGGAAGAGAGAACTGGATCCTGGAGAGACCGGGACGATAGAAGTTTCGGCACAGGCAAAACCGGAAGCGAAAGTGCTGAGCGGCTACCTGCACATAGTGACCAACAGCACGCAGAAAAAAGAGATCACCGTCCCGGTGTATGGAACGATGACCAAATGA
- a CDS encoding N-acetylmuramoyl-L-alanine amidase — protein MKRREFVKYLGLIPPYYRWLACRTLAAQGGMLLSPWLVEAAGAAPLTGLTPVTELRHWSTPDYTRVSIAADKEVAFEHHKLPGRLYLDLPGTHLNPGVKDLTVGDGLLKSVRIAQFAPSTVRVVLDLDSIKEYKVFTFSDPYRIIIDIKGDRRQEISASREVIESTPAEPKQADKLTAPEKPQKAKEPKRFKPGRIRRIVVDPGHGGHDPGAVSPSGTREKDIVLQIGLDLARKIREELGIDVVMTRSTDVFIELQERTAIANKVGADLFVSIHANASLNHGANGIETYYLNLAKTEKVAQLAAKENGTSLEKVSTLQAVLFDLMANYKLNDSAHLAEEVQKALHKKALSAYPTVKNLGVKQGPFYVLVGATMPSILVETAFLSNERDEQKLKDPHYQEVTADGILAGIKGYITALNKAPA, from the coding sequence ATGAAACGCAGGGAGTTCGTTAAATACCTCGGGCTGATCCCCCCTTACTACCGGTGGCTTGCTTGCCGGACGCTGGCGGCCCAGGGCGGGATGCTGCTCTCCCCCTGGCTCGTCGAGGCGGCGGGCGCCGCGCCGCTTACCGGTCTTACCCCGGTGACCGAACTCAGGCACTGGTCCACCCCGGACTACACCCGCGTATCCATAGCCGCTGACAAGGAGGTGGCATTCGAGCATCACAAGCTTCCCGGCCGCCTTTATCTCGACCTGCCGGGTACCCACCTAAACCCCGGCGTGAAAGACTTGACCGTCGGTGACGGACTTTTAAAAAGCGTCCGCATCGCCCAGTTCGCCCCCTCCACGGTCAGGGTCGTTCTCGATCTGGACAGCATCAAGGAATACAAGGTCTTCACCTTCTCGGATCCCTACCGCATCATCATCGACATCAAGGGAGACCGCAGGCAGGAGATCTCGGCCTCCCGGGAGGTGATCGAGAGCACCCCGGCCGAACCGAAGCAGGCCGACAAGCTCACCGCGCCCGAGAAGCCGCAGAAGGCAAAGGAGCCCAAAAGGTTCAAGCCGGGTAGGATCAGGAGGATCGTGGTCGACCCGGGGCACGGCGGGCACGACCCGGGCGCGGTCAGCCCCTCTGGCACGAGGGAGAAGGACATCGTGCTGCAGATCGGCCTGGACCTGGCCCGTAAGATCCGCGAAGAGCTCGGAATCGATGTCGTGATGACCCGCTCCACCGACGTCTTCATCGAGCTGCAGGAGAGAACCGCGATCGCCAACAAGGTGGGGGCCGATCTTTTCGTCTCAATCCACGCGAACGCCTCGCTGAACCACGGCGCCAACGGCATCGAGACCTACTATCTGAACCTCGCCAAGACCGAGAAGGTGGCGCAGTTGGCCGCCAAGGAAAACGGCACAAGCCTTGAGAAGGTAAGCACCCTGCAGGCCGTCCTTTTCGACCTGATGGCGAACTACAAGCTGAACGACTCCGCGCATCTCGCGGAGGAGGTACAGAAGGCACTGCACAAAAAGGCGCTCTCGGCGTACCCGACGGTGAAGAACCTCGGAGTGAAGCAGGGCCCCTTCTACGTACTCGTGGGTGCTACCATGCCGAGCATCCTGGTGGAGACCGCGTTTTTGAGCAACGAGCGGGACGAACAGAAGCTCAAGGACCCGCACTACCAGGAGGTGACCGCCGACGGCATCTTAGCCGGCATCAAGGGGTACATCACCGCATTGAACAAGGCACCCGCCTGA